The genomic region TGGCTCTGTGCCCTTCCCACCTGTTTTCATCATTTAGTATTTCCTTACTTTCTGACCCCCAAATGTTACAAGATCATCTTGTATATTCCCTGTCCCACGACTCCTTGAATCAGTCATTTTCTCAAGGGAGAAAAGGGTGTACTTCTGAAGGCAGGTGGCTGACCCCCTCATTCCTGAATGAGCCCCTCGGACTCTGATTTCTACGCGACTGGGCAGAGCAGAGGCAATGCTCTGACGGTTTCTCAAGGGAGAAAAGAGTGTACTTCTGAAGGCAGGTGGCTGACCCCCTCATTCCTGAATGAGCCCCTCGGACTCTGATTTCTACGCGACTGGGCAGAGCAGAGGCAATCCTCTGACGGTTGCCATGGAGACCACTGGGCCTCGGAGCAGGAGGCGGTGACGTCACTGAGGGAGCTAGTGCAGAGAGAGGCCGCATCCATATCTCCGCCAGGCCACAGGGAGGTGAGGGCAGCCTTTGGGCCAATGGCAAAGCATGAGCCTTCCTGCCTGCTGGACACCCACCCACGATACCCCAGTGGCAGCAGCCCCGGAACGTTCAGCAGTCCCAGATCTGCTAAGAGTGCCAGAGCCTGCAAGACCTTTGAAGACCACCGCCAAGAACGAGGGAGCAGCATCTTCAGACCCTCCATGGTGCAGCCTGGCCTAGGACTCAGGATCCCCCAGACCGCTGGCAGACACATCCCCTGCTTCACACTGTTTAAGTCCCTAAGGAATTCCCAAGCATCCCCTCAGAGGAAGATTATAGAAGGCTGGACACCTGCAGCCCTGTGGGCAGGGCCAAGGGCATCTCTGACCAAACTGGACAAACTGGGCCCTCTGAGGCCTCTCCCTTCACCTTTAAGCGTGGCATCATGGATAATTTTTTTGATTCCCGAGGCAGCTCAGGTGTGCACCTGCAGGTATACTTGCTCCTCGGAGAGCTGGGCAAGATGCTGTTTGGGGGCAAGGACATTACACTGTTGGAGCATAGGTGCCAGGCCCTTTAAGTGAACAGTTACAAGTCCCTGATGATCCGAGGTATCCCGGAAGACTGCAACCATGAAAAGTTTGAAGAGATCAtaagcccccgcccccaccctaaAACTTTGAAGTGGCTGGAAAGGCCTTTGTGGAAGAAGAGAGCTCTAGGGCAACCACCTTTAAGCTAGCTGAGGGCATCAATTACGCCGTGATCCCCGGGGAAATCATGAGCAACGGCAGAACGTGGAGCGTGATCTACATGCCCCGGAAGCAGTTCCTGACCAAGCCAACCCTCTTCATGCAGAGCGAGGCG from Bubalus bubalis isolate 160015118507 breed Murrah chromosome 18, NDDB_SH_1, whole genome shotgun sequence harbors:
- the PNMA8C gene encoding LOW QUALITY PROTEIN: paraneoplastic antigen-like protein 8C (The sequence of the model RefSeq protein was modified relative to this genomic sequence to represent the inferred CDS: inserted 1 base in 1 codon; substituted 4 bases at 4 genomic stop codons), which codes for MDNFFDSRGSSGVHLQVYLLLGELGKMLFGGKDITLLEHRCQALXVNSYKSLMIRGIPEDCNHEKFEEIIXPPPPPXNFEVAGKAFVEEESSRATTFKLAEGINYAVIPGEIMSNGRTWSVIYMPRKQFLTKPTLFMQSEARTVEDVSGILRQELRPTVMGPRELPARKCYVXGPGKKPGAGTTNXVVEVPPLDSPEKESKAGDGKKGNGKHKKNHRQHHASDKEW